A section of the Mesorhizobium loti genome encodes:
- a CDS encoding DUF6456 domain-containing protein translates to MPRKTKAAKPQAPKLPKGEAEQVRIRREIGHDFALSDDAFDRKRLAAGTAEARRVYEVSNDGHTSTGGIVRVRTVDPLIGITSLSRQQREAGQRYREDFQCSQQAGVKPMRWSERVDGGRKGGGIADSVLDAGRAHAAATRALGHWEVAVVVQKVCCAGESIKSLAEQTGEGRDVMTKLLKIGLDLLAVHYGMMMERRAG, encoded by the coding sequence ATGCCCAGGAAAACCAAAGCCGCCAAGCCGCAGGCGCCGAAACTGCCGAAGGGCGAGGCCGAGCAGGTGCGCATCCGCCGCGAGATCGGCCATGATTTCGCGCTGAGCGACGATGCCTTCGACCGCAAGCGGCTGGCGGCCGGCACGGCCGAAGCCCGGCGCGTCTATGAGGTGTCGAATGACGGCCATACCTCGACCGGCGGCATCGTGCGGGTCCGCACGGTCGATCCGCTCATCGGCATCACCTCGCTGTCGCGCCAGCAGCGCGAGGCCGGCCAGCGCTACCGCGAGGATTTCCAGTGCAGCCAGCAGGCCGGGGTGAAACCGATGCGCTGGAGCGAACGGGTCGACGGCGGCCGCAAGGGCGGCGGCATCGCCGACAGCGTGCTCGACGCCGGCCGGGCGCATGCCGCCGCCACCCGCGCGCTCGGCCACTGGGAGGTGGCCGTCGTGGTGCAAAAAGTCTGCTGCGCGGGGGAGTCGATCAAGAGCCTGGCGGAACAGACCGGCGAGGGCCGCGACGTGATGACGAAGCTCTTGAAGATCGGGCTCGATCTGCTGGCGGTGCATTACGGGATGATGATGGAGCGGCGGGCGGGGTGA
- a CDS encoding GcrA family cell cycle regulator, with translation MASYSDAELQEIARWLKDGLSASRIATAFSALRGTPVSRNAIIGIVHRNAMLGAIGFANGRGVLPGAERAMRKPAAAKPAKDKANGKVAAGATAEANAAKAAVARKNKVRARHDSSPAWLPPRLFVREVGVLIADGEAYRFKVPAPQRGPIGPQPHGVAMRFIDCLFSRCRAPLDLTLEEDPQSDAPGGRPGAEMLCCGMRTKALKSYCGYHQARFQRRVFEAG, from the coding sequence ATGGCAAGCTACAGCGACGCCGAATTGCAAGAGATCGCCCGCTGGCTGAAGGATGGGCTTTCAGCCTCGCGAATCGCGACGGCGTTCAGCGCGCTGCGCGGCACTCCGGTCTCGCGCAACGCCATCATCGGCATCGTGCATCGCAACGCCATGCTGGGCGCGATCGGCTTTGCCAATGGCCGTGGGGTGTTGCCGGGTGCCGAACGGGCGATGCGCAAGCCGGCCGCCGCAAAGCCGGCGAAGGACAAGGCCAACGGCAAGGTGGCAGCGGGGGCGACCGCCGAAGCGAACGCCGCCAAGGCCGCCGTCGCGCGCAAGAACAAGGTCCGGGCCAGGCACGATTCGTCGCCGGCATGGTTGCCGCCGCGCCTGTTCGTGCGCGAGGTGGGGGTGCTGATCGCCGATGGCGAAGCTTACCGCTTCAAGGTGCCGGCGCCGCAGCGCGGACCCATCGGCCCCCAGCCGCATGGCGTGGCGATGCGCTTCATCGACTGCCTGTTTTCCCGCTGTCGGGCGCCGCTCGACCTGACATTGGAAGAAGATCCGCAGAGCGATGCGCCGGGTGGCCGGCCTGGCGCCGAGATGCTGTGCTGCGGCATGCGCACGAAGGCATTGAAGAGCTACTGCGGCTACCACCAGGCGCGGTTTCAACGCAGGGTTTTTGAGGCGGGGTGA
- a CDS encoding LysR family transcriptional regulator, whose product MDRRDIADLLVFQAIVEAGSFTRAASVMGRAQSGLSQTISALEARLGVPLLARSTRSVRPTEAGRRLLDRITPSLRQIESGLLELQDSRDQPSGTLRLTVMEYPARAILVPALSEFLASHPGVRVDIHVSDRFVDIVQGGFDAGIRFGAHLEKDMVAVPLGPDVSAAIVAAPAYFRRKGRPVRLEDLAAHGCINFRTASHGDVYRWMFRDGARTVDVPVEGAVIVNDAPVMIEAALAGLGLAYIFEPHVAGHLASGRLETCLETFCPVWSGYHLYYPSRHQKSAALAALVEHLRYRRHA is encoded by the coding sequence ATGGATCGTCGCGATATCGCCGACCTGCTCGTATTCCAGGCCATTGTGGAGGCGGGCAGCTTCACACGGGCCGCTTCCGTCATGGGGCGTGCGCAGTCCGGCCTTAGCCAGACCATCAGTGCGCTGGAGGCGCGGCTGGGCGTACCCCTGCTTGCGCGATCCACCCGCAGCGTGCGGCCAACCGAGGCGGGCCGCCGCCTGCTCGATCGGATCACGCCTTCGCTGCGCCAGATCGAAAGCGGGCTGCTGGAGCTGCAGGACAGCCGCGACCAGCCGTCAGGCACGTTGCGGCTGACCGTGATGGAATATCCGGCGCGCGCCATCCTGGTGCCGGCGCTGAGCGAATTCCTGGCCAGCCATCCGGGCGTGCGGGTCGACATCCATGTCAGCGATCGGTTCGTCGACATCGTCCAGGGAGGGTTCGACGCCGGCATTCGCTTCGGAGCGCATCTGGAGAAGGACATGGTGGCCGTTCCGTTGGGGCCGGATGTCAGCGCGGCCATTGTCGCCGCGCCGGCTTACTTTCGCAGGAAAGGCCGGCCTGTCCGGCTCGAGGATCTTGCCGCGCATGGCTGCATCAACTTTCGCACGGCAAGCCATGGCGACGTTTACCGCTGGATGTTCAGGGACGGTGCGCGCACGGTCGACGTGCCGGTCGAGGGCGCCGTCATCGTCAACGATGCGCCCGTGATGATCGAAGCCGCCTTGGCTGGCCTGGGGCTGGCCTACATCTTCGAACCACACGTTGCCGGGCATCTCGCCTCGGGACGTTTGGAAACGTGCCTGGAAACGTTCTGCCCCGTCTGGTCGGGCTACCATCTCTACTACCCGAGCAGGCACCAGAAATCGGCCGCGCTTGCGGCCCTCGTCGAGCATTTGCGCTACAGGCGGCATGCGTAG
- a CDS encoding SDR family NAD(P)-dependent oxidoreductase gives MSSLSGKVAIVTGASKGIGAAIAKGLAAAGAAVVVNYASSREGAGRVVAAIEAGGGRAVAVQGDVARAADISGLFEAAKTSFGGADILVNNAGVFRFEPLEAVSEAEFHRQFDTNVLGVVLAIQEAARHFGPQGGSIVNISSVASFNPQPNSLVYAATKAAVDSITLSMARELGRRNIRVNSIAPGGVDTEGLRHAGIVGSEPEKALVAVTPLGRFGQPDDIAKVAVFLASDEAAWVSGERITASGGWR, from the coding sequence ATGAGCAGTCTGAGCGGCAAGGTCGCCATCGTCACCGGCGCCTCGAAGGGTATCGGCGCGGCCATCGCCAAGGGCCTGGCGGCGGCGGGCGCGGCCGTGGTGGTCAACTATGCCTCGTCGCGGGAAGGCGCCGGCCGCGTCGTCGCGGCAATCGAGGCAGGCGGCGGCCGTGCCGTCGCCGTGCAGGGCGACGTCGCGCGGGCGGCCGACATAAGCGGCCTGTTCGAAGCGGCGAAAACCTCCTTCGGCGGCGCCGACATCCTGGTCAACAATGCCGGCGTGTTCCGCTTCGAGCCGCTGGAGGCGGTCAGCGAGGCCGAGTTCCACCGGCAATTCGACACCAATGTGCTGGGCGTCGTGCTGGCCATCCAGGAGGCGGCCAGGCATTTCGGGCCGCAAGGCGGCAGCATCGTCAACATCAGCTCGGTCGCCAGCTTCAATCCGCAGCCCAATTCACTGGTCTATGCCGCCACGAAGGCTGCGGTGGATTCGATCACGCTGTCGATGGCGCGCGAACTGGGCCGCCGCAACATCCGCGTCAATTCGATCGCGCCGGGCGGCGTCGACACCGAGGGGCTGCGGCATGCCGGCATCGTCGGCAGCGAGCCCGAAAAGGCGCTGGTGGCGGTCACCCCGCTCGGCCGCTTCGGCCAGCCGGACGATATCGCCAAGGTGGCGGTATTCCTGGCATCCGACGAGGCTGCGTGGGTGAGCGGAGAGCGGATCACGGCGTCTGGCGGGTGGCGGTAG
- a CDS encoding putative RiPP precursor, whose product MMKKTYEKPVLVKREQLSRVTAIAAPSGTPV is encoded by the coding sequence ATGATGAAGAAGACCTACGAAAAGCCGGTGCTCGTGAAGCGCGAGCAACTTTCCCGCGTTACCGCGATCGCCGCGCCATCGGGAACGCCCGTCTAA
- a CDS encoding ABC transporter permease: protein MSIAEEQSQRGGATIARLLMSFGPLLFLAALVIVFTVLKPSFIDPINLFNITRQISITGLIALGMTFVILTAGIDLSVGSLLAFCGMVAAVVAKGGAANTLSLSTSGTQGYGWFAALLAAVIVGAAAGGVQGLAITRLKVPPFVVTLGGLTVFRGLTLTISNGGPISGFDASMRWFGTGLIGPVPVPAIIFAIAAILCHIVLRYTRYGRAVYAVGGNAEAARLSGLRVDRILVSVYVIVGFFAGLAAFVLSARLNSSEAVAGIGYELTVISAVVIGGTSLFGGIGSVGGTVVGAALIGVLQNGLQFNNVSSYTQSIVIGLILILAVAFDRWLKSRVRR, encoded by the coding sequence ATGAGCATCGCCGAAGAGCAGAGCCAGCGCGGCGGCGCGACGATCGCGCGGCTGTTGATGAGTTTCGGGCCGCTGCTGTTCCTGGCGGCACTGGTCATCGTCTTCACCGTTTTGAAGCCGAGCTTCATCGACCCGATCAACCTGTTCAACATCACCCGGCAGATCTCGATCACCGGGCTGATCGCGCTCGGCATGACCTTCGTCATCCTCACCGCCGGCATCGACCTGTCGGTCGGCTCGCTGCTCGCCTTCTGCGGCATGGTGGCGGCCGTCGTCGCCAAGGGCGGCGCGGCCAACACGCTGTCGCTGTCGACATCAGGCACGCAGGGCTATGGCTGGTTCGCCGCGCTGCTGGCCGCCGTCATCGTCGGTGCCGCCGCCGGCGGCGTGCAGGGGCTTGCCATCACCAGGCTGAAAGTGCCGCCCTTCGTCGTCACGCTGGGCGGGCTGACGGTGTTTCGCGGACTGACGCTGACCATCTCCAATGGCGGCCCAATCTCGGGCTTCGACGCTTCGATGCGCTGGTTCGGCACGGGGCTGATCGGCCCGGTGCCGGTGCCGGCGATCATCTTCGCCATCGCCGCCATCCTGTGCCACATCGTGCTGCGCTACACGCGTTACGGCCGCGCCGTCTATGCCGTCGGCGGCAATGCGGAGGCGGCACGGCTGTCGGGCCTGCGCGTCGACCGCATCCTGGTCTCGGTCTATGTCATCGTCGGCTTCTTTGCCGGGCTGGCCGCCTTCGTGCTGTCGGCCAGGCTGAACTCTTCCGAAGCGGTCGCCGGCATCGGCTACGAGCTGACGGTCATTTCCGCCGTCGTCATCGGCGGCACCTCGCTGTTCGGCGGCATCGGCTCGGTCGGCGGCACGGTGGTGGGCGCGGCGCTGATCGGCGTGCTGCAGAACGGGCTGCAGTTCAACAATGTGTCGTCCTACACGCAGAGCATCGTGATCGGGCTGATCCTGATCCTGGCGGTGGCGTTCGACCGGTGGCTGAAGTCGCGGGTGAGGCGGTAG
- a CDS encoding YdaU family protein codes for MSERPFMQLYVSDFVGDTLQLSTEQIGAYMLILMAMWNAGGRLPDDDAKLARVARLSLKRWRAISADLLTFFEREAGEIGHKRLTKELHKALVKSEARAAAGARGGAATALKTKAHAAPNAGVLPRHSPDSRNQNEKASAFSPENAEAFSAHGEQAAALSREKAEPLSRAGNTAPVFPGKKPGWVRPKTHTDAANAIIEEIRSHDRSRTAAGDEGAGRDVLMLPAIRPD; via the coding sequence ATGAGCGAGCGGCCCTTCATGCAGCTCTATGTCTCCGATTTCGTCGGCGACACGCTGCAGCTCTCCACCGAGCAGATCGGCGCCTACATGCTCATCCTGATGGCGATGTGGAATGCCGGCGGCCGGCTTCCCGATGACGACGCCAAGCTCGCGCGCGTGGCGCGCCTGTCGCTGAAGAGATGGCGTGCCATCAGCGCCGATCTTCTGACCTTCTTCGAGCGCGAGGCGGGCGAGATCGGCCACAAAAGGCTGACGAAGGAACTGCACAAGGCACTGGTCAAAAGCGAGGCGAGGGCCGCCGCCGGCGCACGCGGCGGGGCCGCTACCGCCTTGAAAACAAAGGCGCATGCGGCACCAAATGCCGGCGTGTTGCCGCGGCATTCTCCAGACTCCAGAAACCAGAATGAAAAAGCTTCCGCTTTTTCGCCTGAAAATGCGGAAGCTTTTTCGGCGCATGGAGAACAAGCGGCGGCGCTCTCCCGGGAGAAGGCGGAGCCTTTGTCCCGCGCGGGCAATACAGCTCCCGTTTTCCCGGGGAAGAAACCCGGCTGGGTCAGGCCGAAAACCCATACCGACGCCGCCAACGCCATCATCGAGGAGATCCGCAGCCATGACCGCAGCCGAACTGCAGCAGGCGACGAAGGCGCTGGCCGCGATGTTCTCATGCTTCCCGCAATCCGCCCTGACTGA
- a CDS encoding LysR family transcriptional regulator — protein MTTILEKTAGLVAFVRTVDAGSFQAASRLIGSSPSAVSKSVAKLERRLGAKLIRRSTRRLGLTSEGIAYYERVAPLLRALDDAQDIVQGTGTARGLLRVTAPVELGRGLIASWAEGFLAEQPDVKLELSVTDRHADLIRENYDVAVRMGALADTGLTARRIASLPIVLVAAPAYLQRRGFPASIADLRDHDFIRYVSAGRPLPITFADGTEIVPDGRLDTDDGGAIRHAALAGTGIAHLMRFAVQDDLDAGRLVRVLPEVPMPTMPVHIVHAFGRQLPVRARLFVEFLALRMGRLGR, from the coding sequence ATGACCACCATCCTCGAAAAGACCGCCGGCCTCGTCGCCTTCGTGCGCACGGTGGATGCCGGCTCCTTCCAGGCCGCCAGCCGGCTGATCGGCTCCAGCCCGTCGGCCGTGTCGAAGAGCGTCGCAAAGCTGGAACGCCGGCTCGGCGCGAAGCTCATCCGGCGTTCGACGCGCCGGTTGGGGCTGACCAGCGAAGGCATCGCCTATTATGAGCGCGTCGCGCCGCTGCTGCGCGCGCTCGACGATGCGCAGGATATCGTGCAGGGCACCGGCACGGCGCGCGGCCTGTTGCGCGTCACCGCTCCTGTCGAGCTCGGCCGCGGCCTGATCGCCTCATGGGCCGAGGGGTTCCTGGCCGAACAGCCCGACGTGAAGCTGGAGCTCAGCGTCACTGACCGCCACGCCGACCTGATCCGCGAAAACTATGATGTGGCGGTGCGCATGGGCGCGCTGGCCGATACCGGGCTGACCGCACGCCGCATCGCCAGCCTGCCGATCGTGCTGGTGGCCGCGCCCGCCTATCTCCAGCGTCGGGGCTTTCCAGCCTCGATCGCGGATTTGCGGGACCATGATTTCATCCGCTACGTCTCGGCCGGCCGGCCGCTGCCGATCACCTTCGCCGACGGCACGGAGATCGTGCCCGACGGCCGCCTCGACACCGATGACGGCGGCGCCATCCGCCACGCCGCCCTTGCCGGCACCGGCATCGCCCATCTCATGCGTTTCGCCGTGCAGGACGACCTCGACGCCGGCCGCCTGGTTCGCGTCTTGCCCGAGGTGCCGATGCCGACCATGCCGGTGCATATCGTGCATGCCTTCGGACGGCAGTTGCCGGTGAGGGCAAGGCTGTTCGTGGAGTTTCTGGCGCTGCGGATGGGGAGGCTCGGTCGCTAG
- a CDS encoding XRE family transcriptional regulator: MGAMAKTELSIKVGAAIRQARKQRGLVMRHIAEHNDTDVAAVGNWETGRNLPKTENLLKTAAFLRVDPVALGQGQVVFLDDAGPVADAEIVTDAGPMPAGSMDIEVLGAAVGGDDGDFTFNGEPAGYVQRPPGVRNLPKVFALHVLSDSMVPRYEPGDLIYCGGRDAVPGDHVVIETFPEENERNGKAFIKKLVKRTAGELVVEQYNPPKTITFNRYAIKHVWRVIPLKELLGY; the protein is encoded by the coding sequence ATGGGCGCCATGGCAAAAACGGAACTGTCGATCAAGGTCGGGGCGGCGATACGCCAGGCACGCAAGCAGCGCGGCCTGGTCATGCGCCACATTGCCGAGCACAACGACACCGATGTCGCCGCCGTCGGCAATTGGGAAACCGGGCGCAACCTGCCCAAGACCGAGAACCTGTTGAAGACCGCCGCTTTCCTGCGCGTCGACCCGGTCGCGCTCGGCCAAGGCCAGGTCGTCTTCCTCGACGATGCCGGCCCCGTGGCCGACGCCGAGATCGTCACCGATGCCGGCCCGATGCCCGCCGGGTCAATGGATATCGAAGTGCTGGGCGCCGCGGTCGGCGGCGATGACGGCGACTTCACCTTCAACGGCGAGCCTGCCGGCTACGTGCAGCGCCCGCCGGGCGTGCGCAACCTGCCGAAGGTCTTCGCGCTGCATGTGCTCTCCGATTCCATGGTGCCGCGCTACGAACCCGGCGACCTCATCTATTGCGGCGGCCGCGACGCCGTGCCCGGCGACCATGTGGTGATCGAGACGTTTCCGGAAGAAAACGAGCGCAACGGCAAGGCCTTCATCAAGAAGCTGGTCAAGCGCACGGCGGGCGAGCTGGTGGTCGAGCAGTACAATCCCCCCAAGACAATCACCTTCAACCGCTACGCGATCAAGCATGTCTGGCGGGTTATACCGCTGAAGGAATTGCTGGGGTATTAG
- a CDS encoding alpha/beta fold hydrolase, with amino-acid sequence MDRISTLLASLMIVAAAATLPAPAAAKAGNIVLVHGMNMDGGAWRGVYDRLTADKYRVTVVQLPMTSIQDDIAATRRAIDAQDGPVVLVGHSYGGMVISQAGTEPQVRALVYVAAFQPEIGESLGFLNASIPGKLPADALTVFKDGFYLVKPDAWIADVANGLPEAEARYTAMFQAPANTAIFGYKAEAAAWHNVPSWAAIATEDRTIAPELQRRMSKRSGAKVVEIHGGHLLPMSHPSEVTSVIEDAAASVK; translated from the coding sequence ATGGACAGGATCAGCACCCTTCTCGCCTCGCTCATGATTGTTGCCGCCGCCGCGACACTGCCCGCGCCCGCCGCGGCGAAAGCCGGCAATATCGTGCTCGTGCACGGAATGAACATGGATGGCGGTGCCTGGCGCGGCGTCTACGACCGCCTGACAGCCGACAAGTACCGCGTCACCGTGGTGCAGCTGCCGATGACCTCCATTCAGGACGATATCGCCGCCACCCGCCGCGCGATCGACGCGCAGGATGGTCCCGTCGTGCTGGTCGGTCACTCCTATGGCGGCATGGTGATCAGCCAGGCCGGCACCGAGCCCCAGGTCCGTGCCCTCGTCTACGTGGCGGCGTTCCAGCCCGAGATCGGCGAAAGCCTGGGCTTCCTCAACGCCTCCATCCCCGGCAAGCTGCCGGCGGACGCGCTTACCGTGTTCAAGGACGGCTTCTACCTTGTAAAGCCCGACGCCTGGATCGCCGATGTGGCGAACGGCCTGCCCGAGGCCGAGGCACGCTATACCGCCATGTTCCAGGCGCCCGCGAACACGGCGATTTTCGGCTACAAGGCCGAAGCCGCGGCATGGCACAATGTGCCAAGCTGGGCAGCCATTGCCACGGAAGACCGCACCATCGCGCCGGAGCTGCAGCGGCGGATGTCCAAACGCTCGGGCGCCAAGGTCGTCGAGATCCACGGCGGCCACTTGCTCCCGATGTCGCATCCCTCGGAAGTCACCTCGGTAATCGAGGATGCGGCCGCTTCGGTAAAGTGA
- a CDS encoding DUF982 domain-containing protein — translation MTAFIPVTLRFCDNKTMLVGSVAEAETALQHQWPDKTAPAFLDAARLVRQAVEGNCCPRTAFEAFTGVAGQQGILVVKPRSRAHDWLDAAASP, via the coding sequence ATGACAGCTTTCATACCGGTTACGCTGCGCTTTTGCGACAACAAGACCATGCTGGTTGGGTCCGTGGCCGAAGCCGAAACGGCGTTGCAGCACCAGTGGCCCGACAAGACAGCACCCGCCTTTCTCGACGCCGCGCGGCTGGTCAGGCAGGCGGTAGAAGGCAATTGCTGCCCGCGCACCGCCTTCGAAGCCTTCACTGGCGTCGCCGGGCAACAAGGCATATTGGTGGTCAAGCCGCGAAGCCGCGCGCATGACTGGCTCGACGCCGCCGCCAGCCCCTGA
- a CDS encoding acyltransferase family protein, translated as MAASFRPDIQGLRALAVGGVVAYHFGLTALPGGFAGVDIFFVISGWLITTHLMGEITTTGRIDLWRFYARRARRLLPAALFVILATLGAGYFILAPQEQALYSRGAMYASAYAINLWLLRWSFDYFAADALSNPFIHFWSLSVEEQFYLVWPALLLFAAWLHRGKRMAVVVIGVAGLASFAACLWLTSLSPAWAFYFSPLRAWEFAAGGLATLAPAALWQCRPWLRAAQGWLGLALIAAAYLTLSEDLPFPGWYAALPVAGTVLVLLSGAGEERDAAAASPAGWQALAPASVLSLPPLQWIGTLSYSLYLWHWPVIVYAGMLAPDLTTPQRLGCAALALVLAFLTYHLIENPARLGGGLMAGARALAPALALTGVGVAVAYANAHLATRNIDWAQRGIEQAAEQPSIARATDKNCLLDFHTVKPKPCTFGPADAAHTIVLFGDSHADHWSTPLVEAASRNDTKVVTYLKSSCRASRLSTFNTVLKRDYTECDAWREQAIAEIIRRKPRLVVISEFSIGNLTRDMTAAGRKQETARWQAGLRSTLQAFSQAGVETAVIRDTPIGDSFADSCVARALWWREAPSRCDTPRAQAANDGTAAQERAVVKSVPDTLYVDLTDRFCGPTECHVYIGGKLAFRDRHHLATAFAETLEGPLEKALF; from the coding sequence GTGGCGGCATCATTCCGTCCAGACATACAGGGGTTGCGCGCGCTGGCCGTCGGCGGCGTCGTTGCCTATCATTTCGGCCTCACGGCCCTGCCCGGCGGCTTTGCCGGCGTCGACATCTTCTTCGTCATTTCCGGCTGGCTGATCACGACGCATCTGATGGGCGAGATCACCACGACCGGCCGGATCGACCTCTGGCGCTTCTACGCCCGGCGCGCCCGGCGACTGCTGCCGGCGGCCCTGTTCGTCATCCTGGCGACGCTTGGCGCGGGCTATTTCATCCTCGCGCCGCAGGAGCAGGCGCTCTATTCGCGCGGCGCCATGTATGCCTCGGCCTACGCCATCAATCTGTGGCTGCTGCGCTGGTCGTTCGACTATTTCGCCGCCGATGCCTTGAGCAACCCCTTCATCCATTTCTGGTCGCTGTCGGTGGAGGAGCAGTTCTATCTCGTCTGGCCGGCGCTGCTGCTCTTCGCCGCCTGGCTGCACCGGGGCAAGCGCATGGCGGTGGTGGTGATCGGCGTCGCCGGCCTCGCCTCCTTCGCCGCCTGCCTGTGGCTCACCAGCCTTTCGCCGGCCTGGGCCTTCTACTTCTCGCCGCTGCGCGCCTGGGAGTTCGCCGCCGGCGGCCTGGCGACACTGGCGCCGGCGGCCTTGTGGCAGTGCCGGCCATGGCTGCGCGCGGCGCAGGGCTGGCTCGGCCTGGCGCTGATCGCGGCGGCCTATCTCACCTTGAGCGAAGACCTGCCCTTCCCCGGCTGGTACGCGGCTCTCCCGGTGGCCGGCACGGTGCTGGTGCTCTTGAGCGGCGCCGGCGAAGAACGCGACGCGGCGGCAGCCAGCCCGGCCGGCTGGCAGGCGCTGGCGCCCGCTTCCGTCCTTTCGCTGCCGCCCTTGCAATGGATCGGCACGCTCTCCTATTCGCTCTATCTCTGGCATTGGCCTGTCATCGTCTATGCCGGGATGCTGGCGCCGGACCTCACCACCCCGCAGCGCCTCGGCTGCGCCGCGCTGGCGCTGGTGCTGGCATTCCTCACCTACCACCTGATCGAGAACCCGGCGCGCCTCGGTGGCGGGCTGATGGCCGGCGCTCGAGCGCTCGCCCCCGCGCTGGCGCTGACCGGCGTGGGCGTGGCCGTGGCCTATGCCAACGCGCATCTGGCCACGCGCAACATCGACTGGGCCCAGCGCGGCATCGAACAGGCCGCCGAACAGCCCTCCATCGCGCGCGCCACCGACAAGAACTGCCTGCTCGATTTCCACACGGTGAAGCCCAAACCCTGCACGTTCGGCCCGGCGGACGCCGCCCACACCATCGTGCTGTTCGGCGACTCGCATGCCGATCACTGGTCGACGCCGCTGGTCGAGGCGGCGAGCCGCAACGACACCAAGGTGGTCACCTATCTCAAATCCTCCTGCCGCGCCTCGCGGCTCTCCACTTTCAACACGGTGCTGAAGCGCGACTACACCGAATGCGACGCCTGGCGCGAACAGGCGATAGCGGAAATCATCCGCCGCAAGCCGCGCCTGGTGGTGATCTCGGAATTCTCGATCGGCAATCTGACGCGCGACATGACCGCCGCCGGCCGCAAGCAGGAAACCGCGCGCTGGCAGGCCGGCCTGCGCTCCACCTTGCAGGCCTTCAGCCAGGCCGGCGTCGAGACGGCGGTCATCCGCGACACGCCGATCGGCGACAGTTTCGCCGATTCCTGCGTGGCCCGCGCGCTGTGGTGGCGCGAGGCTCCCTCGCGCTGCGACACGCCGAGGGCCCAGGCCGCCAATGACGGCACCGCGGCGCAAGAGCGCGCCGTGGTGAAAAGCGTGCCCGACACGCTCTATGTCGACCTCACCGACCGCTTCTGCGGCCCGACCGAGTGCCACGTCTACATCGGCGGCAAACTAGCCTTCCGCGACCGGCATCACCTGGCGACCGCGTTTGCCGAGACGCTGGAAGGGCCGCTGGAGAAGGCGCTGTTTTAG
- a CDS encoding phosphoglycerate mutase family protein — MTRTVLAALWMLALALSAHAAGDGTSGLADATVLIVRHGEKPDSGTGLSPEGEARAQAYVAYFQPFMLDGVPFRPDMLVASTDSTNSARERLTLTPLAEALKLPIDQRFADKDVKALVAALSSETHGKSILIAWHHGQLGKLIKAFGADPKTLLPDGKWPGDVFNWVVVLRFDHAGQLVPGSTRIIEEKLPG, encoded by the coding sequence ATGACTCGCACCGTTCTCGCCGCCCTGTGGATGCTGGCGCTTGCCCTGTCCGCACACGCCGCCGGCGACGGCACATCAGGGCTCGCCGACGCCACCGTGCTGATCGTGCGCCATGGCGAAAAGCCCGACAGCGGCACCGGCCTGTCGCCCGAAGGCGAAGCCCGCGCGCAGGCCTACGTCGCCTATTTCCAGCCCTTCATGCTCGACGGCGTGCCGTTCCGGCCCGACATGCTGGTGGCCAGTACCGATTCCACAAACAGCGCGCGCGAACGGCTGACGCTGACGCCGCTCGCGGAAGCCCTGAAACTGCCCATCGACCAGCGCTTCGCCGACAAGGACGTCAAAGCCCTCGTCGCGGCGCTCTCCAGCGAAACCCACGGCAAGTCGATCCTGATCGCCTGGCATCACGGCCAGCTGGGAAAGCTCATCAAGGCCTTCGGCGCCGACCCCAAAACGCTGCTGCCGGACGGCAAATGGCCCGGCGATGTCTTCAACTGGGTGGTGGTGCTGCGCTTTGATCACGCCGGCCAGTTGGTGCCGGGGTCGACGCGGATCATCGAGGAGAAGTTGCCGGGATAG
- a CDS encoding DUF982 domain-containing protein — protein MKTGVPLKVSMDGHVEEIDSVSDAADFLQRWPIERRGHVYRSALNACSAAIAAQISESDAIKVFTGFARVTGILVADSGPAMRLEARTVQSRMPKQGRQMPK, from the coding sequence ATGAAAACCGGAGTGCCGCTTAAAGTGTCGATGGACGGACATGTCGAGGAGATCGACAGCGTCAGCGACGCCGCGGATTTCCTGCAGCGCTGGCCGATCGAGCGGCGTGGCCATGTCTACCGCAGCGCACTCAACGCCTGCAGCGCCGCGATCGCGGCGCAGATTTCCGAATCCGACGCGATAAAAGTGTTCACCGGCTTCGCCCGCGTCACCGGCATTCTGGTTGCCGACAGCGGCCCGGCCATGAGGCTTGAGGCACGCACGGTGCAGAGCCGCATGCCCAAACAGGGCCGCCAGATGCCGAAATAG